GGACACCGGCAAGAAGATGCCGGTGGACCGCTGGGCGGATGTCTGGGCGCAGCTCATGGAGCACTGGAAGGAAACCGGCGAGGCCTTCGCCGAGCTCGACACGAGGATGGCGGGCTATCTGATTGTAGGTGCGATCAAGCAGGGCGGGGCCTACGGTTTTCGCCGGAGGCTTGAGCGGGCGGATGTGATCGAAGGAATGGCGCGGCTGTTTGTTCGTGCGCTGAAAAAATAACGCAAACAATGACGGTCCGAAGAGGCCGAGCGGGAGGAAATCACATGGCGAAGCTGTCCTATACGCGAGATGAGCTGATGGCCTCGCATGACTATGCGAAGCCGCACGAAGCAGTAGGCTACAAGCTGCATGGCGGGCTGCTGGCGGACGGCACTTATGTTTCGCCACGGGTTTTGAACCGGTGGCCCGCAGTGAAGGCCTGGCAGCGCGAATTGACGGCCAAGGGCTGGCCGCTGATTGACGCGACGGTGCAACTGCTGAAGCGCGGCAACTATCCGAACATTCCGCAGGAGAAATTTCTGCTTGCTCACGGTGTCGGCCAGTCGCTCTGGAACTCGCTGACCATCACCGGCGTGATCGAGGCACGGGGCCGCGCGCTTTGCGACCTGCAGGCGCCGGACTTCCAGGCGATCATCGAAGACGATATTTCGCAGACCTGCACAGGACATTTGCACAAGGGTCTTCTCTACGCGCATGGCGCGGATGAGGGCGGCGATCCGGACGAACCGGAATATGGCGCGCATGACCAGATGTGGTATGCGGCGCGCGATCTGTGCTTCGGAAAGGACCGGTATCCGCTGCCGGAGATACCTGAGAGCATCGGGCGGCCGGATACGGGAAGGCTTATGCCGCAGCTTCCGGCGGGCTTCGAGCAGCTTATCCTTTTGCTGATGAATGTTTTGATGATCGAAGTTCGCGCGGAGAGCTTCTTCGCGTTCTGCTGCGAGATCATGCGCGACCCTGAAGCATTTCCGGAGCGGCGGGGCGACGCAGCCAAGGCGGCGGAAATGGTCGAGCGTATCCGCACCGACGAAGCGATCCATGTCGGCTATTTGCAGACGACGATTTCGGAAATGCGGAGCTTCACCTTCAAGTCCGTCGATGGCGGGACGGTGAAGGGCAAGGATCTGATCGATCCGATCTGGGAAGGCATGGTGCATTGGCATTCGGTAACGCAAGCCGATTTTTCACGCGAACAGACGCGCGAGGCGATCAAGGCCGGGCTTGCGAACGCGCCTGAGGGAGCGAAGCTTTTTTCCGAGTTCGACGCGCTTGAAAAAGAGAAGCAGGCAGCATGATGCGCGACCTGCAGGGCAAGACGGCGTTCGTAACGGGCGGCGCCAGCGGCATCGGCCTTTCGATGGCCAGGGCATTCGGCGCCGCCGGCATGAACGTCATGCTGGCCGACATCAACGAAGACGATCTCGGGGTGGCCGTCGCCGAGCTGAACGAGCGGCAAATCAAGGCGGCAGGCGTTCGCTGCGATGTCGCGGACCGCAAATCGCTGGAGCAGGCGGCGGAAGAAACCGTCGCGACCTATGGCAAGGTGCATGTCGTCTGCAACAATGCAGGCGTGGGTGCAGGTGGCGCGATCGGCACTGTGAAGCCTGGCGACTGGGACTGGACCATCGCAGTGAACCTGATGGGCGTCGTTTACGGCACGGAAGCCTTTCTCCCTCACATCCGCGCGCATGGCGAGGGCGGACATTTCGTCAACACGGCGTCGATGGCGGGCATGATTTCCGTTCCCGGAATGGAGCCTTACACTGCGTCAAAATACGCCGTTGTCGGCATGTCGGAGGGATGGGCGGGACAGCTTGCGCCGGAGAATATCGGCGTATCGGTGCTTTGTCCCGGCTTCGTGCGTACCCGCATCCACGAAAGCGGGCGCGCGCGGCAAGAAAAGTTCGGGCCGGCCGCGACCGACGAGCGGGATCCCGCTCGGATCGAGGCGGCGAAGCAACTGGTGCTTGGCGGGCTCGATCCGGACCGGGTCGGCGCGCGGGTGCTGGAAGCCATACAGGCCAACGAGCTCTATATTTTTACACATCCGGATATGGCGCCGCTCTTCGAGGAGCGTGCGCGCAATATCATGGCCGCCTTTTTGCGCGCGAGCGAAAGCCCCGCGCTCAGCGGCGCGGCATACCAGACGCCGAAGGAAATCAAGGTTTTCGACTAAGAGTGTTTGGAAGCCGAACGAGGCTTTCTGGAAGCGCTCCTGATCTTTGTCGTCTTCAGATGGTTGACGGCAGGAGCGGTCGCATTAGTTGATGTTGAGGGCGGCGAGCCAGCAAGGAGAAGCAGAATGAAAAAACTTGCCACTCTGACATGTGGCGTCGCGCTTGCCGCCGTGATGTCTACAAGTGATGCATATGCGCAGAGAATAACGAAGGGCCCGGAGCTCGTCAGCGCGTGTCAATCGCTGATTGACAGCGGCTCGCAGGACGGTTCCCCCGGCGCGCTCTGCAAGAATTTCCTTGT
Above is a window of Parvibaculum lavamentivorans DS-1 DNA encoding:
- a CDS encoding SDR family NAD(P)-dependent oxidoreductase, giving the protein MMRDLQGKTAFVTGGASGIGLSMARAFGAAGMNVMLADINEDDLGVAVAELNERQIKAAGVRCDVADRKSLEQAAEETVATYGKVHVVCNNAGVGAGGAIGTVKPGDWDWTIAVNLMGVVYGTEAFLPHIRAHGEGGHFVNTASMAGMISVPGMEPYTASKYAVVGMSEGWAGQLAPENIGVSVLCPGFVRTRIHESGRARQEKFGPAATDERDPARIEAAKQLVLGGLDPDRVGARVLEAIQANELYIFTHPDMAPLFEERARNIMAAFLRASESPALSGAAYQTPKEIKVFD